In Danaus plexippus chromosome 17, MEX_DaPlex, whole genome shotgun sequence, one DNA window encodes the following:
- the LOC116771091 gene encoding uncharacterized protein LOC116771091, protein MVYKQTLMLCLSAWLVSGQRPSFAGSKPIGYPELITSESPLGNRFGSDDVPLPVEAKGDRALVERLSKLPIDQQPFWYINWKAIEANNKNPQSYPQRGNSFIDPNTGSAPSGAQNPANTNNAPNSSDLTSKFGSPNVNSFSNTQQKQQYRQRNYGH, encoded by the exons ATGGTATATAAACAGACATTGATGCTGTGTTTGTCAGCGTGGCTGGTGTCAGGTCAACGACCTTCGTTTGCAGGTTCGAAGCCTATTGGATATCCGGAGTTAATTACCTCAGAGAGCCCTCTCGGTAACAG GTTTGGCAGCGATGATGTCCCGTTGCCAGTAGAAGCAAAAGGTGATAGGGCTCTCGTTGAGCGTCTCTCCAAACTACCGATCGACCAGCAACCATTCTGGTACATCAATTGGAAGGCGATTGAGGCAAATAACAAGAACCCTCAGTCATATCCACAAAGAGGCAACTCCTTCATCGACCCCAACACCGGTTCAGCTCCCAGTGGTGCCCAAAATCCTGCCAACACTAATAACGCACCTAATTCTTCTGACCTCACCTCAAAGTTCGGCAGCCCTAATGTAAATTCATTCTCCAACACGCAGCAGAAGCAACAGTACCGTCAAAGGAATTACGGCCATtag
- the LOC116771090 gene encoding MOXD1 homolog 1-like, producing the protein MKLQSILILSAFFLCDAKLSRKQLIRANELPSNLTQNSQAVRLLQEERSSKSTKRIVDQYRTRHRRESFDAKSYESGLLWSHAERLDENGDVILRWVYTDSSITFRLEAKTLGYVGLGFNSARNMRGADLVVAWVDDRHLNAQVLDCHGLTFEDRAVADEIQNYELITGYQNATHTTIEFRRLLLTCDRQDFVIGEDTTQVLWAMGPDGSDGDLPRHFNVVSRPLRLLQPPSKPANKLMHWDVRISNLTIPHVMATLFWCKVFKAPEVPTKHHIVGYEPLIDSRPIRNGRPILEKNNLSPVHHMVLYECAEDNDRKQWNEWAEGDGFFGPTRPGEFGLCVTPIAAWAMGSKGEFLPENVGIPLGEKGGVSFYMLEVHYDNQALHDVLDNSGIRVHYTSALRAHDAALLGTGVGVSALHVVPPKQRAYRTVGICSSDCTNNTMPEEGINIVSVLLHAHGAARKISLKHVRGNEELPRISQENTYDARYQQSRIVPGGRKFFQGDILITECTYDSTSRDKPIIGGYSATQEMCLSFVLYYPRTELAGCYSNTPVVEFFETFGVKEFYGLSMLHLEKIFFMTGFDVLPPESILPHLRHNDQGPVREGDDQGVGLMKGLVIKEPLEFHNKTFMDHLNEMPWSEPLLTEQIEKKLYSGFHMTFCKKRDDSWGTPIQIEEFPIFNEIRNNDVAEKSCNYKSVRLPSITNTTGSSTTHYLSSAILALCLFITIAR; encoded by the exons atgaaacttcaaagtatattaattttgagtgCTTTCTTCTTATGTGACGCTAAACTGTCTAGAAAGCAACTTATCCGGGCGAATGAGTTACCATCAAATCTCACACAAAATTCGCAAGCTGTACGACTGTTGCAAGAAGAAAGAAGCAGTAAATCGACAAAACGAATAGTTGACCAGTATAGAACACGCCATCGAAGGGAGTCATTTGATGCTAAATCTTATGAATCGGGTTTATTATGGTCGCATGCCGAAAGGCTGGATGAGAACGGTGACGTAATCCTCCGATGGGTGTACACAGATTCGAGTATTACGTTTAGATTAGAAGCGAAAACACTTGGTTATGTCGGCTTGGGTTTTAATTCAGCCAGGAATATGAGAGGAGCCGATCTCGTTGTCGCCTGGGTGGACGACAGACATCTCAACGCTCAAGTCCTG GACTGCCATGGTCTTACGTTCGAAGACAGAGCTGTCGCAGACGAGATACAGAACTACGAGCTGATAACTGGTTACCAAAACGCTACCCACACTACCATCGAGTTCAGGCGGCTGTTGCTTACGTGTGATAGACAGGACTTCGTTATTGGG GAAGACACAACCCAAGTGCTCTGGGCTATGGGTCCGGATGGGTCTGATGGAGACCTTCCACGACATTTTAACGTCGTTTCCAGACCTCTAAGACTGTTGCAGCCACCTTCCAAGCCCGCCAACAAGTTGATGCACTGGGATGTTAGGATCAGCAAT CTGACAATTCCTCACGTTATGGCCACATTGTTCTGgtgtaaagtatttaaagcACCGGAAGTTCCAACCAAACACCACATAGTCGGCTACGAGCCTTTGATAGATAGTCGACCAATTCGAAATGGCAGACCTATTTTGGAAAAGAACAACCTGTCTCCAGTACATCATATGGTGCTGTATGAATGCGCTGAAGATAATGACAGAAAACAGTGGAATGAGTGGGCGGAAGGCGATGGCTTCTTTGGTCCAACTAGACCTGGTGAATTTGGACTTTGCGTTACCCCAATCGCGGCATGGGCCATGGGATCCAAAG GTGAATTCCTGCCTGAGAACGTTGGGATTCCTCTAGGCGAGAAAGGAGGTGTTTCCTTCTACATGCTAGAGGTTCATTACGACAATCAGGCGCTTCATGACG TTCTGGATAATTCTGGTATCCGAGTGCACTACACTTCCGCCCTCAGAGCCCACGATGCTGCTCTACTGGGTACAGGTGTTGGTGTATCAGCCCTACACGTCGTACCTCCTAAACAACGAGCCTATAGAACTGTCGGAATTTGTAGCTCAGACTGTACCAATAAT ACTATGCCAGAAGAAGGGATTAATATTGTATCAGTATTGCTTCACGCTCATGGTGCTGCACGAAAAATCTCACTCAAACATGTTCGAGGAAACGAGGAACTTCCTAGAATATCACAG gAAAATACATATGACGCTCGCTATCAACAATCTCGTATTGTGCCTGGAGGCAGAAAATTTTTCCAAGgagacattttaataacagaatGTACTTATGACAGCACTTCGAGAGATAAGCCAATTATAGGAGGGTACTCTGCTACACAG GAAATGTGTCTGTCATTCGTTCTATACTATCCTCGTACTGAGCTGGCCGGTTGCTATTCGAACACACCCGTCGTTGAATTCTTTGAAACTTTCGGCGTTAAAGAATTCTATGGTTTGTCTATGCTTCATTTggagaagattttttttatgaccgG GTTTGACGTATTACCTCCTGAATCCATCTTACCACACTTAAGACACAATGATCAAGGACCTGTACGCGAGGGAGACGATCAAGGAGTAGGGTTGATGA aggGTCTAGTTATCAAGGAGCCTTTGGAATTCCACAACAAGACGTTCATGGACCATTTGAATGAAATGCCGTGGTCAGAGCCCTTGCTCACGgaacaaatagaaaaaaaattgtatagcgGCTTCCACATGACCTTCTGCAAGAAAAGAGACGACTCCTGGGGAACT CCGATACAAATAGAGGAATTCCcaatttttaacgaaatcAGAAACAACGACGTAGCGGAGAAGTCGTGCAACTACAAAAGTGTCAGACTACCCTCCATAACAAACACTACTGGCTCTTCGACTACACACTACCTTTCTTCCGCGATTCTGGCTCTTTGTCTATTCATAACCATAGCACGGTAA